Genomic window (Spirochaetota bacterium):
ATAGCTATTGTGTGAAATGCATTCATACGTTTTACCTCACAGGGTAGTGTTTAATCATTAAATAATTTTTGATTGTTATTTTTATCATCGATGTTCTTTTGTAATCGTTCTTTACCAGCCAAAAACCCATCCAAAAGCTTTTTTTCTTTACTGTCTACTGGTAAACATTCAGATATTGCCTGAGCCACACGGTAAAATGCTTCGCTTTTACCGTAGCCGCTTTCAGAAAGCCTTTTGAGCAAATCGGTTTGTTTGCTCTTTTCCCATAAAATGAGCACATGATGCAGTACATCAATAAGCTCGTTTGATTTTTCCAGCTCTTCAATTTTCCTATCTTGTGGTCCAAGGGTGCTTACAAATTCTTTTTCTTTTAATATAAAAGTATTTTTATTCCAGTACTGGGTAAGGTCAATCCCGCAGCTTGTGGCTAGCTTGCGCGCTTCATCAAATTGCACTTTTGCTTCGCCGTATTCCCAGCGGTAAAGCACATAAAAACGGGTAAGTTCGTTAATTTCGGCAGCAAAGCCATTATGCAAAATTTTGCGTACGGCATAATCAGTTGCAAGTTTGCGTATATCCTCAAGCATTACATCCGCGCGTATAATGGTGCCTTCATAGTCCATCACCTTTTGATATTTGCCAAATACTTCAATACCTGATCCAATTGCGGCAATAAAAAAGTCCGCTCCGCTAATGCCTTCCGCCCACAAGCGATCAAGCTTTTGATTCATATAGTTTTTCAGCTCTTCCTTAACCTCGTTGTAAAAGCCAGTTTCTATGCGCTCAAGCTTGCGCGCAACAATGTAAATGGAAGAAGCCAATGAAGCTGTTTCTTTAGCATTCAGGCGTGCCTGCATTTCGGTATTTATTGGCCAGGATGCGTTTACAACCAAACCGCTGTCTAAAAGGGCATTTATGACTGTTTCCCAACCAGCAGTGGATTTATGAGCATAGACAATAACAGCAATGCCGCCAGGCTTTAATATGCGATACATTTCTTTGAATGAAAGCGATAGTTGTCCTTCAAAAAATATTTTAGCTTTTTCTTTATCCTTATGAAGAGTTACATTTGCAATAATTTCACCACTTTTTGGGGTAAGTGGAGTTGCAAAAAGATCCGGGAATAAATGTCCCACAGTGCGCTTGAGCCATACATAAAAAAAATCTGATAGCACTGCATAACTTACATTATCATAATATGGGGGATCGGTAAGCACTGCATCAAAATAATTATCAGGATAGGGGAGGTTAACTGCTGAAAATTGTGTTGTCATTAGTGTTATTAATTTGCTGTTTATTTTTAAAGATGAATAACTTTGTATTTGCAGTATATGTTCTAAAGCATTAATTATCCAAGTTATTGATGAATACCAATCAGCGTTTCCACCTATAATATTTCCCTCAGAATAATCCCAAGTCATAGCTAATGCTTGTCTACCCATTCCAGGATTTATTAGTTCTCGTGTATTATGCCAGTATCCTAATGATGTTTGGTAAATGGATATTCTATCTATACCAATCCCCAAATACACCGTAACCGCTTTTGCAAATTCCTCAAGTGTGGTTTTTACTTCAATATTCTTTTCATCTTTATTTGGTTCATATGCGTTTGTTAGTGATTGTTGTAAAGGTATCGTATGCAATTGGCTGCACATCATTTCATAGGCTCTGCGCACAGCATCAGCAAAAACTAATAAGCTAAGTTTTTGACGTGGATTAAAAAGATCGCCCCATTTTTTGAATCCATAACCCCTTCCTGCAACTGTTGTGGGGTCATCCTGATCCATATCTTCATCCGGAACTGGTTCCATTCCCCACTTTTCACGCAACTCACTTATTTTAGTTTCAAGCGCTTGCTTTGCTTTTTCAAAGATGCGTATATCATCATCTGTAGCCAGACGGTAGTATTTGCCACTTTTGTTTGAAAGAGTATACACCACTGCAACCATCCGCTCGCCAGCTTTGCCGCTTTGAAACAGCTTGCGTGTGGTTTTATCATCAATCACTGCACCGCAAGCAGGGCAACGCACATTGGCTCGCGCTACAGTTCCTTCTTGGGGGTTAAAACCTTTTGGCCATGGATTGTAGCCATCTATCCCTTGCGCTACAATTTCAAATACAACAGGGTTACCTGCACCGCGTACCACAGGGTGCAGGGCAATCTTTTTTTTATCTTTTTTTGCCAGCCAGTACTGTCGCATCAAAGGTATTTCAATTGCGCAGGCTGGATTTTGGCAGGGAACAGTGCGTGCCCATATATAGCCAACCGGGGTTTGGTTTTTCACTGGACTTTCATAAAATTGAGCTAATTCTTTTTTAGCTTCTTCAAGTACCCAGTTACCCCAGTATTGTACTGCAGCAAGAAGCGGATTGGTATGACCTGCATAATCGCCATAAGGCAAAGTATTAGATTCGCTATGTTTATTTGATATACTCGTTTTGCTTTCAATATTGTGATGCAATAGCTTCAATTTCCCAAATTTTTGTGGATACTCAAGCGTTGCTTTTTCAATGAGCACGGCAACCGGGTTATAGTCGTTTGCATAGGCTGCGCATCCAAGTCGCATCGCTTCAAGAGGATACGAACCTCCACCAGAAAATGGATCAATGACTTTGGGCGGTACACCCCCATTTGCTTTCAAAATTTCTTTTATTGCTTTTTCAACAATTTGTGAGTTGTTTGAATTTTCCCATTTAGATAGCTCTATAATAAAATTTCTTTTATTTTGCCATTCTAGTGGGTCTTGTGGCATGGGAACAAGTGCTGCGAATGCGGTTGCGCGGCTTGCTGCCAATGGTCGCCGTGCCCACCATATATGTAACGTGCTTATATGACCGTGGCGTATGTTTTTTTCTTTAGCTGAAATTTCACTCACCTCTTTTACAGGGAATGAGGCTTCAATGAAACGTTTGTCATTCATTGTTTTGTCCCTTTATTGATAATCTGATCAATATTGATATAGTATCGTACTATCTTTTTTTGCGGTTCAATCGTCTTTGCTGGGTTTTTAATGATATGCAGTTGGGGATTTTTTGATGCGTTGAGTACCACATAAAGATAATAATCGTCTTCAAAGCGATGTGCCTTAAACCATTCATTTTGTGTTAATTCAACATCACCTATCGCTGCTCGTGCTTTGACTTCAATGTATCGTATATTTCCTGAACTATCGCTTGATCGTATGTCAAAACCTAAATTTTGCGCAGATACATCTTCAGGATTTCTTCCCTGACTTTTTTCGTATTCCATTGCAATGCGTATGCCAATAGCTTCAATTTCTTCATCACTAGTCATGTCGTCGTTTTTAGTTTTACCCGGGTATGGTGTAACCTTCACAATCCCAAGAAAACGTGGCATGCTCATGGTAAGGTTTTGTTCTTGCTCAACGCGGATTTTCAATTCTTCAAGAGCTTTTTCATATCCTTTTTTGCGGTCTTCTTTATTTCTGATGACAATATCTACATTTTCTCCTTTGTGTTTTCGGTCATTTAGGTCAATTAGTTCGTAATCAAGTTTATTTATTAAATATTCTAATGACCTCATGCCATATTTCAGTTTAATTTGGGCCTGGCGTTTACGTTCTTCAAGTAGTTCGTTTTTATAGAGTTCTAGTTTATGTATGGCATGGTTTTTGACTTTGTTAATACATTCGGGTATCGAAATAGTATTATATGTTGGGTTATTTTCCTCAACCAGATCCCATAAAATAAATGGTGATATAGATTTTATAACATCCTGGTTTATATAAAATGAAAGTAATCGCTTTCCTGCAATACTTCCAGTTCCATCTTTAATTTCACCTTCAAAAAAAAGAATATGTCCATCAAGATTGCCATCTGGATCATAAAATTGTGCACCTGAAAAAATCGTAGCATGAAAGTTATTCTCAACCCATTGTAAAACAGCTTCAAAAAGAGGATGTCCAAAAGAAATAAACTCTGCAGCAGGATTTTTTTGTGCAGCTTCTTTATCAAATGTTACAACGGGATATTTTTTTACAATGCTTCCATAAGACCGTTTAAATGCCTCATTATCCGCAATTTTTTTTATTTCAGACGGTATGGATTCAATTGCTAAAAAACCATTGTCAAGATGTTTAATTTTGCCATCACATTTTTCAAATGCTTTAATAAAAAAGTTTTGAGTATATTCAGGGATAAGCCGCTGTTCTTTTGCTTTTTGCGACAGCTCTTTAATACGTGTATAATCTATGTAACGAGTTGCTAATGTTTGTCCAAGATTTTCTTTTATTTTTGCTATATAGTCTTCATCAATTTTGAAATCAATGCTTTCTATAATTTCATCTATAGTGCGAGCGTTTACTGCGGCATCTAACATGGCTTGAGTAAACTGTTTATTGTCTATAACTTCGCCAAGAACATCAAATACTTTATCACTACCTAAAGCATTTTTAATTTCTTCAATTTTTTGAAATAGCCGTGTCATAACACGTCCTTCTCTAGTATCGCTTGCCACAAGATTGTGTATAAAAACTTCACGTGTCTGGCCATATCTGTGAATTCTACCCATTCGTTGTTCTAATCTATTGGGGTTCCATGGTATATCATAATTAATCATAAGATTGCAAAATTGCAAGTTTATACCTTCACCAGCTGCTTCAGTTGCAATTAGTAGTTCTGTTTCATTTTTAAATACACTCTCAGCTCGGATACGTTCTTCTAATTTCATTCCACCATGAATTGTATTAACTTTGTAACCCCATTGACTTAGTTTTGTTTTCAAATATTCTAGTGTGTCGCGCGATTCAGTGAAAATTAATATTTTTCGTTTATGTAGTTCTTGTACTTTTTTACTCAACTCTTCCAAAGATTCCTTTAATTTTTTTAACTTTATCTCTTCCTCTTTTTCAATAATATATAAAGCTTTGCTAATCAGGTCATCAATTATAACAATCTCTTTCTTTAATTCCTCTACGGTTTCGGCTGCACTTAATACCTCCCATTCATTTTCTTGTTCCCATCGTTCTTCTTCAGACATTTCTTCAATATCATCTATATCACTAACTTCATATATCTTTTTTGTTGAGGGGTTATTATTTAGTTCTTCTAAACGTTGTTTTCTACGTTTCAAAGATTGTAATAATGCATATGTACTTGAAGCCAATCGTCTTTGTAATATAACTAGGGCAAAAGCTATATTTCTTTTCTTATTTTTTGATAAAGCCAAATTATACTGGCTTTCAACATATTTTGATAACTCATTATATAATTCTTTTTCATGAGGTGAGTTTGTTCCTAATTCAAAAGTTATGGTATGCACATGCCTTGGTAAGAAAAGGGGGTTCCCATCAAAGTCATAAAGATCTTCTTTGATCCTGCGGATAAATAAAGGATTATCTTTGTTGTCAATAGATTCTTTTATAATTTCATTGGAAGCAAAAAAGCCTTGCCGCAGTAAATCAAGGAATAACCTAAAATTTTCAGGATCACCTTTATGAGGTGTTGCAGTCAAAAAAAGTAAATGATGAGATCTTGATGATAAAATTTCACCAAGTTTATATCGTTCGGATTTATCTACCTTTTCACCATATCGATATGCACTCATTTTGTGTGCTTCATCAACTATGATAAGGTCAAAATGTGTGGCTGCTAAGGTTTGGCGCACATCATCTCTTTTGGCAAAATCAATTGAAGTTATGATTTGATTTTCCTTATCCCATATGTTTGTTCTGTATACAGCATCAAATCGATTGCGGTCAACAACCTCAAACGTTTCATCAAATCTTTCTTTTAGTTCGCGACGCCATTGATCCTTGAGGTGACCTGGACTAACTATAAGAATTCTTTTTACTACTTGACGCAATTTTAACTCCTTGATAATTAACCCTGCCATTATTGTTTTACAAGCACAAGGATCATCAGCAATCATAAACCGTATTTGGGGATATTTCAATATGTATCCATATACTGCTTCAATTTGATGCGGCAAAGGGTCCACTTTTGATACGTTTACAGCCAACAATGGATCATACATAGAGGCAAATCGGTAGCGTAATGCTTCAATGGCACAAAAAACTTTCCATGCTTCGCTAAATAAAGAGCCCGTTTGCGAAAGGTTCTTAATTTGAGATAATTCACTAATTGGAATTACCTGATCAATTAGATTTCCACTTTTTGTGAGTTGTCCAACTATATTTACATATTCATTAGTGATTTGTATTTTTTTTACAACTACAGGTTCAGGCCAATGTGATGATTCAATAATATCTCCATCTATGATAGAATTAGTTATATTAACTGTTTCATTCATAAACTGTGTGAATTTAATTTTCAGAAAGTATATTTACATTATCCCTAAAGAATGTAAACTATTACGTTCTTTGTCAATTAAATTTGTAATACAATTTAATAAATAATAATTAATTAGTCTTAAAAACAATCATTTATAACTATTGATAAATTTTTCATCGTCCTTAAATATATAACAAACTAGTGACAAATAGTGTCCCTATGTAAAATTAATTTATTGATATGATTTTTGTTGTACAGATACTAAAAGAAATTAGCAAAATTAATGTTATACAAAAACAATTGATCCATCTATAATGTAATAGATTGTAAAATTTTTTAAAAACAAAATGATTAACAACATGCAATGGTAGGTATTATTGAAAAGAAAGCTAAAGTATAAAAATTCTTTTACTTTAATATCAGCTTAAAATATGTATTGGGATAATTTAGATAAAAAATTAATGGTTTAAAAAGGCATTGTTAAAGATAATTATTTAAAATTTTATTGATAAATGGTACCCCCTTTCATAATTTCTTGCCCATATCAAAAATATTATTGTAATATTGTAATATGTATTATAATAATGCACAAAAAATGATATGGGGGTTGGCTGTTCTATGACTCATCCTGAAATTATTCAAAAATATACACTAAAAAATCATGTACGCATCGTCACTGCGGCATCACTGTTTGATGGCCATGATGCATCAATTAATATTTTCCGCCGCATTATGATTGGCACTGGCGCCGAGGTCATTCACCTGGGGCACAATCGTTCGGTGTGGGAAATTGTAAAAAGCGCACTTGAAGAAGACGTGCAGGCAATTGCTGTTACTTCGTATCAGGGCGGACACGTTGAATTTTTGCAATACATGTATGATTTGCTAAAAGAAAACAATGCCCAGTCCATTAAAATATTTGCAGGTGGCGGTGGCACCATTTTACCTCATGAAATAAAAGAGCTTGAACGCTACGGCATTTGTAAAATATATTCGCCGGATGACGGTAGGGCAATGGGCCTACAGGGCATGGTCAATGACCTTTTGTCAAAGTGTGATTACCCGGTGGGCAATATTACACATCTTGATATTGAAGGAATAAAGCAAAAAAATATCAGGGCGATAGCAACTGCAATCTCTGCCTGTGAAAATTTCCGTGATACAGTAAAAGCTGATATTGCATCCATAGAAAAGTTGACCAAAGATAATAACACTATAGTTGTGGGAATAACCGGCACAGGTGGCAGTGGTAAGTCATCACTTATTGATGAGCTGGTGCTGCGCTTTCAGCAGTCAAATCCTGACAAAACCATTGCAATACTTTCAGTTGACCCAACACGGCAGAAGACCGGAGGAGCTCTGTTAGGTGATAGAATCCGTATGAATGCCATCTATCACCCCAATGTGTATATGCGCTCACTTGCAACCCGTGGCTCAAAATCTTCAGTAAGCCACAATATTAACGATGCAATACAAATACTGAAACTTGCAGGTTATGATCTAATATTGCTTGAAACATCAGGTATTGGTCAGGCACAAACCGATGTGCTTGATTATAGCGACATATCAATGTATGTAATGACGCCAGAATACGGCGCAGCAACTCAACTTGAAAAGATTGATATGTTGGACTTTGCCGATATAGTTGTCATCAATAAATTTGATAAGCTGGGTGCGTTGGATGCACTGCGCGATGTAAAAAAACAGGTACAGCGAAATAAAGAAGCGTTTGACAAAACTCCTGATGATATGCCGGTTTTTGGAACTATCGCAAGCAGGTTTAACGATGATGGAGTAAATGTGTTATTTAACTATCTCATTGAAACAATTAATAGCAAGAGTACCACCCGGTTTTTGAATTATGTTGCTGAAAAACAAAAAAAAGATATTTTATATATTGTACCGCCAGAACGCAGTCGCTATCTATCTGAAATTACAGAAACAATTAGAAAATACAATCACAAAGCAAATGAAGAAGCACTGAAGGCACAGTACTGTTTCAGTTTAAAAAACAGCATAGAGTATTATACTCAGCACAGCGGTGATACAAAGATTATTAATGATCTTAAGAAAAAATTTGAAGAAGCATACGCTTCGTTGGATGAGGAAAGCAAAAGAATATTACAGGAGTGGGAAGATAAAAAGAACAATTATCAGGGTGAATATTATACCTACAAAGTGCGCGGGAAAGAAATTAAAGTAAAAGCTTATACACAGTCGCTATCACACACAAAAATTCCAAAAGTGTGTATGCCAAAATTTAAAAACTGGGGTGATATCGTTGCATGGAGCATGCAAGAAAATGTACCAGGACAGTTTCCTTACACTGCAGGCGTGTACCCTTTTAAACGCGAAGACGAGAACCCAACCCGTATGTTTGCAGGCGAAGGTATTGCAGAACGCACCAACAAGCGCTTTCATTATCTTTCGTACAATATGCCAGCGGTGCGGCTTTCAACAGCGTTTGATTCCGTAACACTGTATGGATTTAACCCTGATAGGCGCCCTGACATTTATGGAAAAATTGGCAACTCGGGTGTTTCAATTTCAACACTGGATGATGTAAAACGGTTATACTCTGGATTTAAATTGACCGACCCCAATACCTCGGTAAGCATGACCATCAATGGGCCTGCACCAATCATGGCTTCTTACTTTTTTAATGCTGCTATAGATCAAGAATGTGAGCTGTACATACAGCAACATGGTTTAACTGATGAAGTAAAAAAGAAGATTGAAGAATTTTACCATAAGCGAAATGCTGTGCCACCTGTGTACCGCGCATCAAAATTACCTGATGGCCATAATGGATTGGGCTTACTGCTTTTAGGCGTTACCGGTGATATGGTACTGCCAGCAGATGTTTACCACAACATAAAAAATCATACGCTGCGTACGGTGCGCGGAACTGTGCAGGCTGATATCCTTAAAGAAGAACAAGCGCAAAACACATGTATATTTTCAATTGATTTTGCACTAAAACTTATGGGCGATATGCAGGAATACTTTGTAAAACATAAAATTAATAATTTCTATTCAGTGTCTATTTCAGGGTATCATATTGCTGAGGCGGGAGCCAACCCAATTACTCAACTGGCATTTACGCTTGCTAATGGCTTTACCTATGTGGAATATTACCTGGCACGAGGCCTGCACATTGATGACTTTGGACCAAATTTATCGTTTTTCTTTTCAAACGGACTTGATCCTGAGTATTCTGTTATTGGCAGAGTTGCCCGCAGGATTTGGGCAAAGGCAATGAAATACAAGTATGGCGCAAATGAGCGCTCACAGTTGCTGAAGTATCATATACAAACATCAGGGCGTTCACTGCATTCGCAGGAAATAGAGTTTAACGATATACGTACCACATTGCAGGCGCTTTATGCGATCTACGATAATTGCAATTCACTGCATACCAATTCGTATGATGAAGCCATTACCACACCTACCGAAGAGTCCGTACGGCGAGCGCTTGCTATCCAAATGATTATTAATCAGGAATATGGATTGGCAAAGAATCAAAATCCACTGCAGGGTTCTTTTATAATTGAAGAGCTCACCAATCTTGTGGAAGAGGAAGTGCTAAAAGAATTTGATAATATCAGCGCACGGGGTGGGGTACTTGGTGCAATGGAAACCATGTATCAACGCAATAAAATCCAGGAAGAATCGCTGTACTATGAAAATAAAAAGATGACAGGGGAACTTCCCATAATTGGTGTAAATACTTTCCTTTCAAAAGATGGAAGCCCTATTCAGGTTCCAGATGAGGTAGTACGTGCAACACCGGAGGAAAAAAATATACAGCTACAATCACTGGAGGCATTTCATGCAATGTGGAATCCTGAAGCTAGCAAAGCGCTTGAAAAATTAAAAACCGCAGTGAAGCAACATGAAAATGTGTTTGAAACATTAATGGATGTGGCAAAATATTGTTCATTAGGACAGTTAACCGGTACATTGTACAGTGTTGGTGGTATGTACCGGCGAAGCATGTGAACAATATGAGTTTATTTGACAAGTCTACGTACATACCTCTTGCAGAGCGCATGCGCCCTACAACTATTGAGCAGTTTATGGGGCAAAAGCACCTGCTTTCAAAGGGCAAGCTTTTATATTCTGTTTTTGAGCAGAAAAAGGCTCTTTCACTCATACTGTGGGGTGATCCCGGCACAGGTAAAACTACACTTGCGCATTGTATTGCCAATGCATGCAACATGGATTCTTACTTTATCAGTGCAATCTCAGCAGGAGTTGCTGATGTGCGCAAGGTCATCGATAAAGGCAAAGCCAATCGTGCAGCAGGTGTGCAAACACTTCTTTTCATTGATGAAATTCACCGCTTTAACAAGGCACAGCAGGATGCAGTACTTGGTGCAGTTGAAAACGGTGACATCGTCTTAATTGGTGCAACTACTGAAAATCCGTCATTCAGTATCATAGCGCCACTTTTATCGCGCACTCGAGTGCTTCGGCTGTATCCTCTCACAGAAGATGATTTGAGGGCGATAGTTACTAATGCATTGGCCAATGACCAGGAACTATCGCACAAAAACATAACGCTTGATGCTGATGCATTAGATGTGTTGGTACAGCTTGCCATGGGTGATGCACGTCGTGCGCTCAATATTCTTGAAGCAGCCGTGTTTTTAAAAGACACAGGTACAATAGACAAAGACACAATTTTTGAAGCTTACAAAGAACAGAGCATTGCCTATGACAAAGCAGGCGACAAACATTACGATACAATTTCTGCGTTTATCAAGTCATTGCGCGGCTCTGATCCCAACGCTGCCGTGTATTATCTTGCAAGGATGCTTGTTGCAGGTGAGGATCCTGAGTTTATTGCTCGCCGTATGGTAATCTTTGCATCAGAGGATGTGGGCAATGCTTACCCGTTAGCACTTACGGTTGCTACATCCGGGATGCTTGCAGTAAAAAATGTAGGGTTACCAGAATGTGAGATAATCCTTGCCCACATGGCAACATTTTTGGCAAGCTGTCCTAAAAGCAATGCATCGTATATGGCTCTGGTGCGGGCAAAAGAAGTGGCATCACAACAGCTACACGAAATTCCTCTGTATCTGCGCAATGCTCCCACTCAACTTATGAAGCAGTTGGGATATGCAAAAGGGTACAAATACCCTCATGATTATCCCGGGCATTTTGTTGATGAGGTCTATCTACCTGAAAAAATAAAAGATTTGATTTTTTACGAACCATCTGAAGAAGGGAATGAAAAGAATATAAAACAATGGTTGGCAAAACTGTGGCCAAAAAAGTATAAAAAGGAGAATGATGCATGAACCACAAGGAACGATTGTTTGAACTGCTGTTTACTAAATCATTTATGTACAGGGATAATCCACCGTTTACACTGGTAAGCGGAAAGCAGAGCCCCTACTACTTTGACTGTAAGGCTACAACACTTGACCCCGAAGGCTGTATCTTAATAGGAAAATGTATGTATGCATTAATAAAAGATTTAAATGCAGATGCTCTTGGAGGACTTACACTTGGTGCTGATCCCATTTCCCTATCAACGGCAATGGAAGCTTATAATCATGGTAAAACGCTGTATCCGCTTATTGTACGTAAAGAGCCAAAAAAGCACGGTACGCAAAAGTGGATCGAAGGCAATACATCTGGCGTAAAAAATGTCATAGCCATTGATGATGTTATCACAACCGGTGGATCAACAATCACCGCAATTGAACGGCTTACTGAATCAGGACTAAACGTAATTGCAGCAGCAGTTATTATTGACCGCCAAGAAGGTGGCCGGGAAGCAATAGAGGAAAAAGGTATTAAAGTTTTTTCTTTGTTTACGCGATCTGATTTTGATAAAAGAAGGTTGGCATAAAAATAAGGGGCGGCGCAATTGTCGCCCCTTATTGTAATAATTAGAAGTAGTACAGCAATCCAACGTTAAGTTTTACAATTGTTGAATCTCTGTCAGCAATATCGTGCCATAAATAACGCAACTCAACCATGAGTTTCCAGGGGCCTGCTAAATCAAAATCAATACCTGCAAATCCTTCAAGACCAGCATCAGAGTCACCCTTAGATGAATCATCTTCAAAGTTATAGTAGTTCAATGCTGGACCAAAACCCAAGAAAGGTGAAAACTGTTTTTTGCCCATGAAAAACCAGTACCAGTCTAAATGTATGCCATATACATCAGCATATTCAAAATTGGCATCTTCGTTTTCCAATGAAAGAAAATCAATACCTGGCCTAAACTGCAGATTATTGAATAAAAAAGTTCCCATGTCAAAAACAATACCAAAGTTCCAGGTATCGTCATAGGCATCTGCGTAGTCATCATACATCTTACTGTAGCCGCCTTTGATGCCTATACCAGCAGCAAATACACTTGAAGCTGTAAAAACCACCAGTAACACCAGTAATAATTTTTTCATACAACCTCCTGAATTTAAGTGTGTTTAAATGTTTTTTAAATTAACAGTAGAATATAAATAAATCAAGCACAAATTATTTTTTACAAACCAAATAATACTATAAATACATATTATTTAACATACATGTAATTATTTGTCAACGCTACATGCATTCTACTCAAAAAATATCAACGAGAGCGTGCTCTTTCATGTATAATGTTAATGGATTAATATTCATAAATAAGTTAGTAAAGTCATACTCTTTTATTCATGTGGGCTTTTTGGCTCAAAGTAAAAATATATGAAAAAAATATTATTTTTTTGTAATAACAGCTTTAGCTTTAATATACAGCTTT
Coding sequences:
- a CDS encoding DUF1156 domain-containing protein translates to MNDKRFIEASFPVKEVSEISAKEKNIRHGHISTLHIWWARRPLAASRATAFAALVPMPQDPLEWQNKRNFIIELSKWENSNNSQIVEKAIKEILKANGGVPPKVIDPFSGGGSYPLEAMRLGCAAYANDYNPVAVLIEKATLEYPQKFGKLKLLHHNIESKTSISNKHSESNTLPYGDYAGHTNPLLAAVQYWGNWVLEEAKKELAQFYESPVKNQTPVGYIWARTVPCQNPACAIEIPLMRQYWLAKKDKKKIALHPVVRGAGNPVVFEIVAQGIDGYNPWPKGFNPQEGTVARANVRCPACGAVIDDKTTRKLFQSGKAGERMVAVVYTLSNKSGKYYRLATDDDIRIFEKAKQALETKISELREKWGMEPVPDEDMDQDDPTTVAGRGYGFKKWGDLFNPRQKLSLLVFADAVRRAYEMMCSQLHTIPLQQSLTNAYEPNKDEKNIEVKTTLEEFAKAVTVYLGIGIDRISIYQTSLGYWHNTRELINPGMGRQALAMTWDYSEGNIIGGNADWYSSITWIINALEHILQIQSYSSLKINSKLITLMTTQFSAVNLPYPDNYFDAVLTDPPYYDNVSYAVLSDFFYVWLKRTVGHLFPDLFATPLTPKSGEIIANVTLHKDKEKAKIFFEGQLSLSFKEMYRILKPGGIAVIVYAHKSTAGWETVINALLDSGLVVNASWPINTEMQARLNAKETASLASSIYIVARKLERIETGFYNEVKEELKNYMNQKLDRLWAEGISGADFFIAAIGSGIEVFGKYQKVMDYEGTIIRADVMLEDIRKLATDYAVRKILHNGFAAEINELTRFYVLYRWEYGEAKVQFDEARKLATSCGIDLTQYWNKNTFILKEKEFVSTLGPQDRKIEELEKSNELIDVLHHVLILWEKSKQTDLLKRLSESGYGKSEAFYRVAQAISECLPVDSKEKKLLDGFLAGKERLQKNIDDKNNNQKLFND
- a CDS encoding helicase-related protein, whose translation is MNETVNITNSIIDGDIIESSHWPEPVVVKKIQITNEYVNIVGQLTKSGNLIDQVIPISELSQIKNLSQTGSLFSEAWKVFCAIEALRYRFASMYDPLLAVNVSKVDPLPHQIEAVYGYILKYPQIRFMIADDPCACKTIMAGLIIKELKLRQVVKRILIVSPGHLKDQWRRELKERFDETFEVVDRNRFDAVYRTNIWDKENQIITSIDFAKRDDVRQTLAATHFDLIIVDEAHKMSAYRYGEKVDKSERYKLGEILSSRSHHLLFLTATPHKGDPENFRLFLDLLRQGFFASNEIIKESIDNKDNPLFIRRIKEDLYDFDGNPLFLPRHVHTITFELGTNSPHEKELYNELSKYVESQYNLALSKNKKRNIAFALVILQRRLASSTYALLQSLKRRKQRLEELNNNPSTKKIYEVSDIDDIEEMSEEERWEQENEWEVLSAAETVEELKKEIVIIDDLISKALYIIEKEEEIKLKKLKESLEELSKKVQELHKRKILIFTESRDTLEYLKTKLSQWGYKVNTIHGGMKLEERIRAESVFKNETELLIATEAAGEGINLQFCNLMINYDIPWNPNRLEQRMGRIHRYGQTREVFIHNLVASDTREGRVMTRLFQKIEEIKNALGSDKVFDVLGEVIDNKQFTQAMLDAAVNARTIDEIIESIDFKIDEDYIAKIKENLGQTLATRYIDYTRIKELSQKAKEQRLIPEYTQNFFIKAFEKCDGKIKHLDNGFLAIESIPSEIKKIADNEAFKRSYGSIVKKYPVVTFDKEAAQKNPAAEFISFGHPLFEAVLQWVENNFHATIFSGAQFYDPDGNLDGHILFFEGEIKDGTGSIAGKRLLSFYINQDVIKSISPFILWDLVEENNPTYNTISIPECINKVKNHAIHKLELYKNELLEERKRQAQIKLKYGMRSLEYLINKLDYELIDLNDRKHKGENVDIVIRNKEDRKKGYEKALEELKIRVEQEQNLTMSMPRFLGIVKVTPYPGKTKNDDMTSDEEIEAIGIRIAMEYEKSQGRNPEDVSAQNLGFDIRSSDSSGNIRYIEVKARAAIGDVELTQNEWFKAHRFEDDYYLYVVLNASKNPQLHIIKNPAKTIEPQKKIVRYYINIDQIINKGTKQ